One genomic window of Quercus robur chromosome 6, dhQueRobu3.1, whole genome shotgun sequence includes the following:
- the LOC126689419 gene encoding SART-1 family protein DOT2-like: MDMEWSDSKYEHREERDDESPMREHYDDLERDGTDKSSKHRSKDRKKGSRGGEDKEHRSKDRERSKRSSDDVVKEREKESSRDRRKDDRDEREKDRSKDSKVRDKEYDREKYREKERDRDKDRKDRGKDRERERERERDAEKDSDRGRDKERVKEKNRDRDRDKEREKEKDRPKEKEREKERDKYKDLEGSKSKMDHEDNRDRDASKQGRLSHHAEIEENTEGSLGGAHLSASELEERILKKREERLNKNSEGVSEVLSWVSRSRKLEEKRIAEKEKALRLSKIFAEQDNVGQGDSEDEEESHGTAHNLAGVKVLHGIDKVVEGGAVVLTLKDQNILADGDINEEIDMLENVELGEQKQRDEAYKAAKKKTGIYEDKFNDDPSAEKKMLPQYDDPTADEGLALDERGRFSGEAEKKLQELRKRLEGASNNIHFEDLNAIGKITSDYYTQEEMLKFKKPKKKKSLRKKEKLDLDALEAEALSSGLGVGDLGSRNDARRQAIKEEQERAEAELRKNAYQSAYAKADEASKSLRMEQTLPVKLEEDENPVFADEDDDLYKSLERARKLALKKQEEEAASGPQAIARLATTASSQTAEDINPTTGESQENKVVFTEMEEFVWGLQLDEEARKPENEDVFMQEDEEPRVSDEEVKDEAGGWTEVKDVSKDEHPADEDMEEIVPDEAIHEVAVGKGLSGALKLLKDRGTLKESIEWGGRNMDKKKSKLVGIVDDDEPKEPRSSALVDFKKEIRIERTDEFGRIMTPKEAFRMISHKFHGKGPGKMKLEKRMKQYYEELKLKRMENSDTPSKAVEKMKEAQMQLKTPYLVLSGHVKPGQTSDPRSGFATVEKDFPGGLTPMLGDRKVEHFLGIKRKTEPANSAPKKPKP; the protein is encoded by the exons ATGGACATGGAATGGTCTGATTCGAAGTATGAACACCGTGAGGAGAGGGATGATGAGTCTCCTATGCGAGAACATTATGATGATTTAGAACGGGATGGGACTGATAAATCGAGCAAGCACCGAAGCAAGGATAGGAAGAAGGGTAGTCGAGGAGGGGAAGATAAGGAACATAGGAGTAAAGACCGAGAACGATCAAAGAGAAGTAGCGATGATGTTGtgaaggaaagagagaaagaaagcagTAGGGATAGGAGGAAAGATGATAGAGATGAGCGAGAGAAGGATAGGAGCAAAGATAGTAAGGTGAGGGACAAAGAATATGATAGGGAAAAATATAGAGAGAAAGAGCGCGATAGggataaagatagaaaagatcgagggaaagaccgtgagagggagagggagagggagagagatgcAGAGAAGGATAGTGATCGAGGACGAGACAAGGAGAGGGTAAAGGAGAAGAACAGGGATAGGGATAgagataaagaaagagaaaaggaaaaggataggccaaaggaaaaggaaagggaaaaggaGAGAGATAAATATAAGGATCTTGAAGGAAGCAAATCTAAGATGGACCATGAAGATAATAGGGATAGGGATGCTTCCAAGCAAGGGAGGTTATCCCATCATGCTGAGATTGAAGAAAATACTGAGGGGTCATTAGGTGGAGCGCACTTGTCGGCATCAGAGCTTGAGGAGCGAATATTGAA gaaaagagaagaaagattgAACAAAAATTCTGAAGGTGTTTCTGAAGTTTTGTCATGGGTTAGTCGGAGTCGTAAGCTTGAGGAGAAAAGGATTGCTGAAAAGGAGAAAGCATTGCGGCTCTCAAAGATTTTTGCGGAACAG GACAATGTTGGTCAAGGAGACAgtgaagatgaggaagaaagCCACGGTACTGCGC ATAATCTGGCAGGAGTTAAAGTTCTTCATGGCATTGACAAAGTAGTGGAAGGTGGGGCAGTTGTTTTAACACTAAAAGATCAGAACATACTTGCAGATGGTGACATCAATGAAG AGATTGATATGCTTGAGAATGTTGAACTTGGAGAACAAAAGCAGCGAGATGAGGCTTACAAGGCTGCAAAGAAGAAAACAGGGATCTATGAGGATAA GTTTAATGATGATCCCAGTGCAGAGAAGAAAATGTTGCCGCAGTATGATGACCCCACTGCAGATGAG GGGTTAGCTCTGGATGAAAGAGGACGCTTCTCTGGCGAAGCAGAGAAAAAACTCCAAGAG CTTCGTAAAAGGTTAGAGGGTGCTTCCAATAACATTCACTTTGAAGATCTCAATGCAATTGGGAAGATCACATCAGATTACTATACTCAAGAAGAAatgcttaaatttaaaaagcccaagaaaaagaaatcctTGCGGAAGAAAGAGAAGCTGGATTTGGATGCGCTTGAAGCAGAAGCTCTCTCTTCAGGCTTGGGAGTTGGGGATCTTGGCTCTCGGAATGATGCAAGGAGGCAAGCCATCAAAGAGGAGCAAGAAAGAGCAGAGGCTGAATTGAGAAAAAATGCATACCAGTCAGCTTATGCTAAAGCCGATGAGGCATCAAAATCACTGCGGATGGAACAAACTCTTCCTGTTAAATTAGAGGAAGATGAGAATCCTGTTTTTgcagatgaagatgatgatctTTATAAATCTTTAGAAAGAGCAAGGAAATTGGCTCTTAAAAAGCAAGAGGAGGAGGCAGCATCTGGTCCTCAAGCAATTGCACGTCTTGCCACTACTGCCAGCAGTCAAACTGCAGAAGATATAAACCCCACAACTGGAGAGTCGCAAGAAAACAAGGTTGTCTTTACAGAGATGGAGGAGTTTGTCTGGGGTCTCCAGCTTGATGaag AAGCCCGTAAGCCTGAAAATGAAGATGTTTTTATGCAAGAAGATGAAGAGCCAAGAGTTTCCGATGAAGAAGTAAAAGATGAGGCTGGTGGATGGACCGAAGTTAAAGATGTCAGTAAAGATGAGCACCCTGCGGATGAGGACATGGAGGAGATAGTTCCAGATGAAGCTATCCATGAAGTTGCAGTTGGGAAAGGGTTATCAGGTGCGCTGAAGCTGCTTAAAGATCGAGGAACACTTAAAGAAAGCATCGAGTGGGGTGGCAGAAACATGGACAAGAAGAAGAGCAAACTCGTGGGTATTGTAGATGATGATGAACCAAAGGAGCCTCGTTCATCCGCTCTAGTCGATTTTAAAAAGGAGATTCGCATTGAGCGGACAGATGAATTTGGGCGAATC ATGACTCCAAAGGAAGCCTTTCGTATGATTTCGCATAAGTTTCATGGGAAGGGTCCTGGCAAAATGAAGCTAGAAAAACGCATGAAGCAATACTATGAAGAATTGAAGTTGAAGCGCATGGAGAATTCAGATACACCATCAAAGGCTGTGGAGAAGATGAAGGAAGCTCAAATGCAGTTAAAGACGCCCTATCTTGTCCTTAGTGGTCATGTTAAACCAGG GCAAACTAGTGATCCTAGAAGTGGTTTTGCTACTGTTGAGAAGGACTTTCCTGGGGGCTTGACGCCAATGCTTGGTGATAGAAAG